A DNA window from Bacteroides cellulosilyticus contains the following coding sequences:
- a CDS encoding SGNH/GDSL hydrolase family protein, translated as MRRSIGFCVVLWIGIALQAQSLYPDFSKMNFGCDGNSITAGEQWSKTVVDLLGFATHHNVAVGSATWACHPDTQDYGSAGFAGISGGWQPTEDGRELQMRHNNVSKVHIQKFIAEVESGQYPAPDVFVFSMGTNDKDLGSAEEALRGNTLAEVDVTTMAGGARWAIQTLLEHYPKCRVFVCTPIQTGDVARNERNLEKIAILREICRALSVQLIDCYSNSGITGKFEQPSGRGRYLRDGLHPDKEGQELMGRYIAKEIRNNFF; from the coding sequence ATGAGAAGATCGATTGGATTTTGTGTTGTGTTGTGGATAGGGATTGCGTTGCAAGCGCAATCCCTTTATCCTGATTTCAGTAAGATGAATTTCGGTTGTGATGGGAACAGCATCACGGCGGGTGAACAATGGTCGAAGACGGTGGTCGATCTACTTGGATTTGCCACCCATCATAATGTAGCGGTAGGTTCTGCAACGTGGGCGTGCCACCCCGATACCCAGGATTACGGAAGTGCCGGTTTTGCCGGAATATCCGGGGGCTGGCAGCCTACCGAAGACGGGCGTGAATTGCAAATGCGCCATAACAATGTCTCCAAAGTCCATATCCAGAAATTCATTGCCGAGGTGGAGAGCGGGCAATATCCGGCTCCCGATGTCTTTGTCTTTTCTATGGGGACGAACGACAAGGATTTAGGCTCTGCCGAAGAAGCCTTGAGAGGTAATACTCTTGCAGAGGTGGACGTTACCACTATGGCAGGCGGTGCCCGCTGGGCCATACAGACCCTTCTGGAGCATTATCCCAAATGTCGTGTTTTTGTGTGTACCCCTATTCAAACCGGTGATGTAGCCCGCAATGAACGTAATCTGGAGAAGATTGCCATTCTGCGTGAAATCTGCCGTGCTCTCTCCGTACAACTGATAGATTGCTACTCTAATAGCGGTATAACCGGGAAATTCGAACAGCCTTCGGGCAGGGGACGCTATCTGCGCGATGGCTTACATCCCGATAAAGAAGGGCAGGAGTTGATGGGGCGCTATATTGCGAAAGAAATACGGAATAATTTCTTTTAG
- a CDS encoding MFS transporter, translating to MATLKEKIGYGFGDMSSSMFWKIFSYYLPIFYSNIYGLSLADTGVLLLVTRIWDAVSDPMMGIIADRTHTRWGKYRPYLLWISLPFAVCGILMFTTPDFGPTGKLIWAYVTYILMMTVYTAINVPYGAMLGVMTDDSDTKTVFSSYRMFFAYGGSFIALFAWEPLCTWFREMTGSVTVSWQYSMIVIAALCFVVFLLCFSMTREYVKSVSTVSIGKDFKSLLANVPWWLLIGAALCSNLFNTVRGATAAYFFKDYIGDSIFLNLGDFTILFYAGLFLGVGEVSNMIGVVLAVPLSRGLGKKSTYIATMAALAVLSILFFYLPCTPAGFWMMLIMQIVISICTGIVSPLIWSMYADVSDYAELKDGTASTGLIFSSSSMAQKFGGAMGGAAVMWILASFGYNTAEGAVQTEEALTGLNLLMSWIPAAVAVLAMVVVYFYPLTKKRVEEINEKLKPIRAKGMA from the coding sequence ATGGCAACACTGAAAGAGAAAATTGGTTATGGCTTTGGTGATATGTCTTCCTCTATGTTCTGGAAGATATTCTCCTATTATCTGCCTATATTCTATTCTAATATATACGGGCTGAGTCTGGCGGATACGGGCGTCCTGCTGTTGGTAACGCGCATTTGGGATGCGGTGTCCGACCCGATGATGGGCATCATTGCCGACCGAACCCATACGCGATGGGGAAAATACCGTCCTTATCTGCTGTGGATTTCTCTTCCGTTTGCCGTCTGCGGTATATTGATGTTTACCACGCCCGACTTCGGGCCTACGGGGAAACTTATCTGGGCATACGTCACTTACATTCTGATGATGACGGTTTATACAGCTATCAATGTTCCATACGGGGCTATGCTGGGGGTGATGACGGATGACTCGGACACGAAGACGGTGTTCTCTTCCTACCGGATGTTCTTTGCATACGGTGGTAGTTTCATAGCCTTGTTTGCCTGGGAGCCGCTTTGCACGTGGTTCAGGGAGATGACCGGTTCGGTGACCGTCAGTTGGCAATATTCCATGATTGTGATTGCTGCGTTGTGCTTCGTCGTGTTCCTGCTATGTTTCAGCATGACGAGGGAGTACGTGAAGAGCGTATCTACGGTTTCCATCGGGAAGGACTTCAAATCGTTGCTTGCCAACGTGCCTTGGTGGTTGCTTATCGGAGCGGCATTGTGCTCCAACCTGTTCAATACGGTGCGTGGCGCTACGGCTGCCTATTTCTTCAAAGACTACATAGGCGACAGTATATTCCTGAACCTGGGTGATTTCACAATCCTGTTTTATGCCGGGCTGTTCCTGGGTGTGGGAGAGGTTTCCAATATGATAGGTGTGGTGCTGGCAGTTCCCCTTTCGCGCGGACTGGGCAAGAAATCCACCTATATCGCCACGATGGCGGCACTGGCGGTATTGAGCATTCTGTTCTTCTATCTGCCTTGCACACCGGCGGGCTTCTGGATGATGCTGATTATGCAAATCGTCATATCTATTTGTACGGGTATCGTTTCACCGTTGATATGGAGTATGTATGCCGACGTTTCGGACTATGCCGAACTGAAAGACGGAACGGCTTCGACCGGGCTTATATTCTCATCTTCGTCGATGGCGCAGAAGTTTGGCGGCGCTATGGGCGGGGCGGCTGTGATGTGGATACTGGCATCCTTCGGTTATAATACGGCTGAGGGTGCCGTGCAAACGGAGGAGGCGCTGACCGGTCTGAACTTGCTTATGAGCTGGATACCGGCTGCTGTGGCAGTGCTGGCTATGGTGGTCGTGTACTTCTATCCGTTGACGAAGAAGCGCGTGGAGGAGATTAACGAGAAACTGAAACCCATACGGGCGAAGGGTATGGCTTGA
- a CDS encoding DUF3791 domain-containing protein produces MMTLTQKKQEFAVFCIESVAARMGVTGAEVYAELYRLGAVEPLLFDSYEVLHTQSKERIVDEVMQVMREWKEREQHGRSKSC; encoded by the coding sequence ATGATGACATTAACTCAAAAGAAACAAGAATTTGCCGTATTCTGCATTGAGAGCGTAGCTGCCCGTATGGGAGTTACAGGAGCCGAAGTCTATGCCGAACTTTACCGTTTGGGCGCTGTCGAGCCTTTGCTTTTCGACTCTTATGAGGTTTTGCATACTCAGAGTAAAGAACGGATTGTAGACGAAGTGATGCAAGTGATGAGGGAGTGGAAGGAGCGTGAACAGCATGGAAGGAGCAAGTCATGTTAG
- a CDS encoding ACT domain-containing protein, with translation MEIYKFDGNATASVKGMQHVAKLIQDNTSKIVVLSAPKDVTKHLGEVAANFFNRNIEEAHDKITRLEFQFIDFANELLTDDTIKHEAIRGILDCFQAIWKYSMEPFYATDEKEVLAQGELLTSTLLGFYLQEQGVDNSVICAFDFIRTGMNGEADEEYISRKVKEICKSYPDTHLFLTQGSICRNAFGETDCLKQGGSDYTAALIGTAIQAEEIRIWTDVDIHSNDTLVVKDADTIKNLSFSEAERLIYFNPQILHPLCLATAWKENIPIRLLNPVNPASEGTYISANRLNGNMVKAVATKDSITYIRFESNHTLRPYMFISKIFDIFAKYKTMPCLLTSSNDNISVATDDGNFLSLILRELNKYARIWVEDKMSIISVVGNMKSSCIETEARIMDALKNIPLKMISYGSDENDVSLVVKATDKAEALRLLDEKLLKKEWLKKAS, from the coding sequence ATGGAAATCTACAAATTCGATGGAAACGCAACCGCATCCGTAAAAGGTATGCAACATGTGGCAAAACTGATTCAAGACAATACGTCTAAAATAGTCGTACTATCCGCTCCCAAAGATGTCACCAAACATTTGGGCGAGGTAGCCGCCAACTTCTTCAACCGAAACATAGAGGAAGCACACGACAAAATAACCCGGCTGGAATTCCAGTTCATTGACTTTGCCAATGAACTACTTACGGACGACACTATCAAGCACGAAGCCATCCGGGGCATTCTCGACTGTTTCCAGGCAATATGGAAATACAGCATGGAGCCTTTCTACGCTACCGACGAAAAGGAAGTCCTGGCACAAGGCGAGTTACTGACATCCACCTTACTGGGATTCTACTTGCAGGAACAGGGAGTGGACAACAGCGTGATTTGTGCCTTCGACTTCATACGCACCGGTATGAACGGGGAAGCGGATGAGGAATATATCAGCCGGAAGGTGAAAGAGATATGTAAATCATACCCCGATACGCATCTGTTTCTCACACAGGGAAGCATTTGCAGGAATGCCTTTGGTGAGACCGATTGTCTGAAACAAGGCGGAAGCGACTACACCGCCGCCCTGATAGGGACAGCCATACAGGCGGAGGAAATACGGATATGGACAGATGTCGATATACACAGCAACGACACACTGGTAGTGAAAGATGCCGACACGATAAAGAACCTGAGTTTCAGTGAAGCCGAACGGCTCATCTACTTCAATCCCCAGATACTGCACCCGCTTTGTCTGGCTACGGCATGGAAAGAGAATATTCCCATCCGTTTGCTCAACCCGGTGAACCCGGCATCAGAAGGGACTTATATATCCGCCAACAGATTGAACGGGAACATGGTGAAGGCAGTCGCCACCAAAGATTCTATCACATACATCCGGTTCGAATCGAACCACACGCTCCGGCCTTATATGTTCATCAGCAAGATTTTCGATATCTTCGCCAAATACAAGACGATGCCCTGTCTGTTGACTTCATCCAACGATAACATATCCGTAGCCACGGATGACGGGAACTTCCTTTCGCTCATCCTGCGGGAACTGAATAAGTATGCCCGGATATGGGTGGAAGATAAGATGAGTATCATTTCTGTAGTAGGAAACATGAAGTCATCGTGCATCGAAACCGAAGCGCGGATTATGGATGCGTTGAAGAATATTCCGCTGAAGATGATTTCTTACGGAAGTGATGAGAATGATGTGTCGCTGGTGGTCAAGGCAACGGACAAGGCGGAAGCACTCCGGTTGCTCGACGAGAAGTTGCTGAAGAAGGAGTGGCTTAAGAAGGCGTCTTGA
- a CDS encoding glycoside hydrolase family 26 protein: protein MKLKFIAITLAVSALAACSPSKKEKVTDDGAISARTPETENLLANLKKVSSRGFMFGHHDDTNYGIGWEGDEGRSDVKSVCGDYPAVISFDLGHLELGDTLSLDKVPFSKIRREILNQYKRGGLSSLSWHLRNPLTGGDSWDVSDTTVVKSILPGGANHEKFAGWVSKVSAFINSLQTEDGVKVPVLFRPWHEHTGSWFWWGEKLCTPEEYKALWHMTVDILRGDGVDNALYAYSPGSEPQDTAQYLKRYPGDDLIDVIGFDTYQFDRPSYLANVGKSLAIVDSIGRTHDKVIAITETGYEGIPDPKWWTETLLPAIGEYPIAYVLVWRNARERVTHFYAPYPGQASAEDFVTFYNHPKTLFATDVNSLYK, encoded by the coding sequence ATGAAACTTAAATTTATAGCCATTACTTTAGCGGTGAGTGCCTTGGCTGCTTGCAGCCCTTCAAAGAAAGAAAAGGTGACGGATGACGGAGCCATTTCTGCGCGTACCCCCGAGACCGAGAACCTGCTCGCCAATCTTAAAAAAGTATCATCCCGCGGCTTTATGTTCGGTCATCATGACGACACCAACTATGGCATCGGCTGGGAAGGCGATGAAGGGCGTTCCGATGTAAAGAGCGTCTGTGGAGACTATCCCGCAGTCATCAGTTTCGACCTGGGACATCTGGAACTGGGCGATACGTTGAGCCTGGACAAAGTGCCGTTCAGCAAAATCAGAAGAGAGATATTGAACCAATATAAAAGAGGAGGGCTATCCTCTCTTAGCTGGCATCTGCGCAATCCGCTGACAGGGGGAGACTCCTGGGATGTGTCAGATACGACGGTGGTGAAGTCCATTCTGCCCGGCGGAGCCAATCATGAGAAGTTTGCAGGCTGGGTAAGTAAAGTATCGGCTTTCATCAACTCCCTGCAAACGGAAGACGGAGTGAAAGTTCCGGTACTCTTCCGCCCGTGGCACGAACATACGGGCAGCTGGTTCTGGTGGGGAGAGAAGCTCTGTACGCCTGAAGAATATAAAGCCCTCTGGCACATGACGGTGGACATCCTCCGGGGTGATGGAGTGGACAATGCCCTGTATGCCTATTCCCCCGGCAGTGAACCGCAAGATACGGCACAGTATCTGAAACGCTATCCCGGTGACGACCTAATAGATGTAATCGGTTTCGATACCTATCAGTTCGACCGCCCTTCTTATCTGGCGAATGTGGGCAAAAGTCTGGCTATCGTAGACAGTATAGGCCGGACGCACGATAAAGTGATTGCCATCACCGAGACGGGCTACGAAGGCATCCCCGATCCGAAATGGTGGACTGAAACCCTGTTGCCGGCCATTGGAGAGTATCCGATAGCCTACGTCCTGGTGTGGCGCAATGCCCGCGAACGTGTCACGCATTTCTATGCCCCCTATCCCGGACAGGCGTCAGCCGAAGATTTCGTAACATTCTATAATCATCCCAAGACCCTTTTTGCGACAGACGTAAACTCTTTGTATAAATAA
- a CDS encoding sigma-54-dependent transcriptional regulator: protein MSKILIVDDEMQIRTLLARMMELEGYEVCQAGDCRAALKQLELQSPDVALCDVFLPDGNGVDLVLAIKKAAPNVEVILLTAHGNIPDGVQAIKNGAFDYITKGDDNNKIIPLVSRAVEKAAMNARLEKLEKKVGQAYSFDSILGESKSLKDAVSLAQKVSVTDVPVLLTGETGTGKEVFAQAIHYSSKRARQNFVAVNCSSFSKELLESEMFGHKAGSFTGALKDKKGLFEEANNGTIFLDEIGEMAFELQAKLLRILETGEYIKIGDTKPTRVNVRIIAATNRNLPEEIAKGRFREDLFYRLSVFQVHLPPLRERAGDIRLLAKAFVKNFSAQLARSITEITPEFLTTLELQPWKGNIRELRNVIERSLIVCEGEQLTIADLPLDIQNAHYEQSDEETPGSFELSAMERRHIARVLEYTKGNKTEAARLLKIGLTTLYRKIEEYKI from the coding sequence ATGAGTAAGATTTTAATCGTTGATGACGAGATGCAAATCCGTACCCTTTTGGCGCGTATGATGGAGTTGGAGGGATATGAAGTCTGTCAGGCTGGTGATTGCAGGGCTGCCCTGAAACAGTTGGAATTGCAAAGTCCCGATGTAGCTTTGTGTGATGTTTTCCTGCCCGACGGGAACGGGGTGGATCTGGTGCTGGCTATCAAGAAAGCTGCGCCTAATGTGGAGGTCATTCTACTGACGGCCCACGGCAATATCCCCGATGGCGTACAAGCCATCAAGAACGGGGCTTTCGACTATATCACCAAAGGAGATGACAATAACAAGATTATTCCCCTCGTCAGCCGTGCGGTAGAGAAGGCCGCGATGAATGCCCGTCTTGAAAAGCTTGAGAAGAAGGTGGGGCAGGCGTACTCTTTCGATTCTATCCTGGGAGAGTCCAAATCTTTGAAAGATGCTGTGTCATTGGCGCAGAAAGTGTCGGTGACCGATGTACCTGTATTGCTGACCGGAGAGACGGGAACAGGCAAGGAGGTGTTTGCGCAGGCCATCCATTACAGTAGCAAACGTGCCCGGCAGAATTTCGTTGCGGTGAACTGTTCCTCGTTCAGCAAGGAATTGCTGGAGAGCGAGATGTTCGGGCACAAGGCAGGTTCGTTTACGGGGGCGTTGAAAGATAAGAAAGGGCTTTTTGAGGAAGCGAACAACGGGACTATCTTCCTGGATGAAATCGGTGAGATGGCTTTTGAACTGCAAGCGAAGTTGCTGCGCATCCTCGAAACGGGCGAATATATCAAGATAGGCGATACCAAGCCGACACGCGTCAATGTGCGTATCATTGCGGCAACCAACCGCAATCTGCCGGAAGAGATAGCCAAAGGGCGTTTCCGTGAAGATTTGTTCTATCGCCTTTCGGTGTTCCAGGTGCACTTGCCGCCGTTGCGTGAGCGTGCGGGAGACATCCGCCTGTTGGCAAAGGCTTTCGTGAAGAACTTCTCCGCACAACTGGCCCGTTCGATAACCGAGATCACTCCCGAATTTCTCACTACGCTTGAACTGCAACCGTGGAAGGGGAATATCCGTGAACTTCGCAACGTGATAGAGCGCAGCCTTATTGTTTGCGAAGGGGAACAGCTGACTATTGCCGACCTGCCGCTCGACATTCAGAATGCCCATTATGAACAGTCGGACGAGGAGACTCCCGGCAGTTTTGAACTTTCGGCCATGGAGAGGCGGCACATCGCCCGTGTGCTGGAATACACGAAAGGCAACAAGACGGAAGCGGCTCGGCTACTGAAAATCGGGTTGACGACGCTGTACAGGAAGATAGAGGAATATAAGATTTGA
- a CDS encoding glycoside hydrolase family 130 protein, translating into METFNDKVSRLFQEHEELITRKNEPVEGGNGIFTRYKYPVVTAAHTPVFWRYDLDAASNPYLMERIGMNAALNSGAIKWNGKYLLLLRMEGADRKSFFAVAESPNGVDNFRFWDYPVTMPEDVIPATNVYDMRLTAHEDGWIYGIFCAERHDDNAPVGDLSSATATAGIARTRDLKTWERLPDLKTKSQQRNVVLHPEFVDGKYALYTRPQDGFIDAGSGGGIGWALVDDMTHAEVKEETIIDQRYYHTIKEVKNGEGPHPIKTEKGWLHLAHGVRACAAGLRYVLYMYMTALDDPTRLIATPGGYFMAPEGEERIGDVSNVLFTNGWIADEDGKVFIYYASSDTRMHVATSTVDKLVDYCMNTPVDGLSSSASVETLKKLISNNLQLMRK; encoded by the coding sequence ATGGAAACTTTTAATGATAAGGTATCAAGACTCTTTCAGGAACACGAGGAGTTGATCACGAGAAAGAATGAACCGGTGGAAGGTGGCAACGGCATATTTACACGTTATAAATATCCGGTGGTGACGGCTGCCCATACGCCTGTTTTCTGGCGCTACGACTTGGATGCAGCGTCCAATCCCTACCTGATGGAACGTATCGGCATGAATGCCGCGCTCAACTCCGGCGCTATCAAGTGGAATGGTAAATACTTGCTGTTGCTGCGCATGGAGGGGGCCGACCGTAAGTCGTTCTTTGCCGTGGCGGAAAGTCCTAACGGTGTGGATAACTTCCGCTTCTGGGATTATCCCGTCACGATGCCCGAAGACGTGATACCGGCTACCAATGTCTATGACATGCGCCTCACCGCCCATGAAGACGGATGGATTTATGGTATCTTCTGTGCCGAGCGTCATGATGACAATGCCCCCGTGGGCGATTTATCCTCGGCAACGGCTACGGCAGGCATTGCACGTACCCGTGATTTGAAGACTTGGGAGCGTCTGCCCGACCTGAAAACTAAGAGCCAGCAACGTAATGTGGTGCTTCATCCCGAATTTGTAGATGGCAAATATGCCCTTTACACCCGTCCGCAGGATGGATTTATTGATGCCGGAAGCGGCGGCGGCATAGGCTGGGCCTTGGTAGACGACATGACACACGCGGAGGTGAAAGAGGAAACCATCATCGACCAACGCTACTACCACACCATCAAGGAGGTAAAGAACGGTGAGGGTCCGCATCCGATAAAGACGGAGAAAGGCTGGTTGCACCTGGCTCATGGGGTGCGTGCCTGCGCTGCCGGACTGCGTTATGTGCTCTATATGTATATGACCGCCCTGGACGATCCTACACGCCTGATAGCTACTCCAGGCGGTTACTTTATGGCTCCTGAGGGAGAAGAACGTATCGGTGACGTAAGCAATGTGCTCTTCACCAACGGCTGGATTGCGGATGAAGACGGCAAGGTGTTCATCTATTATGCCTCGTCGGACACGCGGATGCACGTAGCCACTTCTACGGTGGACAAGCTGGTGGATTACTGCATGAATACGCCGGTGGACGGATTGTCCTCTTCGGCTTCGGTGGAGACGCTGAAGAAACTTATTAGTAATAATTTGCAACTCATGCGGAAATAA
- a CDS encoding DUF3990 domain-containing protein codes for MLVYHGSTCRVDMPLADVCRNNLDFGRGFYVTGLRTQAIKWALRAVNTGKPHWLNTYELDIDIIRSTRYRYLRFDAYNEAWFDFVVACRRGYDIWQQYDAIEGGIADDRVIRTIDLFLGGDYTREEALRRLVHEAPNNQMCLVSQEVIDNHLHPVDACELSPDDVIGMSGKLQAGVTPQPVDAAMQTKFNGIIRLLSEHLHLAMPRAMHLFYTSDTYLRLAARIGDLACQSDAYLADEIILELQRKQ; via the coding sequence ATGTTAGTGTATCATGGTTCTACCTGCCGTGTAGATATGCCGTTGGCGGATGTTTGCCGTAATAATCTCGACTTCGGGCGGGGTTTCTATGTGACAGGGCTACGTACTCAAGCCATAAAATGGGCTTTGCGAGCTGTCAATACGGGCAAACCTCATTGGCTGAATACGTATGAGTTGGACATTGATATTATCCGTTCTACACGTTATCGCTATCTCCGGTTCGATGCTTATAATGAAGCCTGGTTCGATTTCGTGGTTGCCTGCCGTCGTGGATATGATATTTGGCAGCAATATGACGCTATCGAAGGAGGGATTGCCGACGACCGGGTGATTCGCACTATTGACCTTTTCCTAGGAGGCGACTACACCCGTGAGGAAGCTCTTCGACGTTTGGTACATGAGGCGCCCAATAATCAGATGTGCCTGGTCAGCCAGGAAGTGATAGACAATCATCTTCATCCGGTAGATGCTTGCGAACTGTCGCCGGATGATGTAATAGGGATGTCAGGGAAGCTCCAGGCAGGTGTCACCCCGCAACCGGTTGATGCTGCCATGCAAACCAAGTTCAACGGAATTATCCGTTTGTTGTCCGAACATCTCCATTTGGCTATGCCTCGTGCTATGCATTTGTTCTATACCAGTGACACTTACTTGCGCCTGGCAGCCCGCATAGGTGATTTGGCTTGTCAGAGTGATGCATATCTGGCTGATGAGATTATTCTTGAGTTGCAGAGGAAACAGTAG
- a CDS encoding AGE family epimerase/isomerase: MDVKNMRKEMEEELTANILPFWMNRMTDEANGGFYGRITGTGILMPETEKGAVLNARILWTFSAAYRLLKKEEYLSAATRAKRYVIDHFYDREFGGVYWSLDCEGRPLDTKKQIYAIGFAIYGLSEYHRATGDAEALEYAVRLFEDIEKHSFDPVKNGYCEALTRQWGEIADMRLSDKDENERKTMNTHLHILEPYTNLYRVWKDDRLKKQLRNLIELFTDRILNPETGHLELFFDDNWRSKYRIVSYGHDIEASWLIHEAALILADKTLLEKVEPLVEFIAAAAGEGLTPDGAMIYETFPDRQKTDTDRHWWVQAENVVGHVNLYQHFEDEVALRKAFHCWDFIKKHLIDYRNGEWHWSVRADGTVNTEDDKAGFWKCPYHNGRMCMEIMERFS; encoded by the coding sequence ATGGACGTCAAGAATATGCGAAAAGAGATGGAAGAAGAGTTGACAGCCAACATTCTTCCCTTCTGGATGAACCGGATGACGGATGAAGCGAACGGTGGCTTCTATGGCCGCATCACGGGAACCGGAATCCTGATGCCGGAAACAGAAAAGGGTGCTGTATTGAATGCCCGTATTCTCTGGACTTTCTCGGCAGCCTACCGTTTGCTGAAGAAGGAAGAATACTTGTCTGCGGCAACGCGTGCCAAACGCTATGTGATAGATCATTTCTATGACCGCGAGTTCGGCGGTGTCTACTGGTCGCTCGATTGTGAAGGTCGCCCTTTAGATACGAAGAAGCAAATCTATGCCATCGGCTTTGCCATCTACGGGCTGAGCGAATATCATCGTGCCACGGGTGATGCTGAGGCTTTGGAATATGCCGTCCGCCTGTTCGAGGATATCGAAAAGCATAGCTTCGACCCTGTGAAGAATGGCTATTGCGAGGCTCTTACCCGCCAGTGGGGAGAGATTGCCGATATGCGTCTTAGCGATAAAGACGAGAATGAACGTAAGACCATGAACACCCATCTGCATATCCTGGAGCCTTATACCAATCTGTACCGTGTATGGAAAGATGATCGCCTAAAGAAGCAACTCCGCAACCTGATAGAACTATTCACGGACCGGATTCTTAATCCTGAGACCGGACATCTGGAATTGTTCTTCGATGACAATTGGCGGAGTAAGTATCGCATTGTTTCCTACGGACACGATATAGAAGCTTCCTGGCTGATACATGAAGCCGCTTTGATACTGGCTGATAAGACTTTACTGGAAAAAGTGGAACCGCTGGTTGAGTTTATCGCCGCTGCCGCCGGTGAAGGATTGACGCCTGACGGTGCCATGATTTATGAGACTTTCCCGGATAGACAGAAGACCGATACCGACCGCCATTGGTGGGTGCAGGCAGAGAATGTGGTGGGACACGTTAATCTTTACCAACATTTTGAAGATGAAGTGGCACTGCGCAAGGCTTTTCATTGCTGGGATTTCATCAAGAAGCATCTGATAGATTACCGGAACGGCGAATGGCATTGGAGCGTGCGTGCCGACGGCACAGTGAATACTGAGGATGACAAGGCCGGATTCTGGAAATGCCCGTATCATAACGGACGTATGTGCATGGAGATAATGGAACGTTTTTCATAA